In Paenibacillus hexagrammi, the following are encoded in one genomic region:
- the thiI gene encoding tRNA uracil 4-sulfurtransferase ThiI produces MKPDCMILRLGELTLKGRNRRKFEKSVLSQIRKALSEFTSLRYIPEYGRVYVELGDASYEDAAIKLQKVFGLASFSPAFTAPLELEAIQETALTIMKHLRKQPATFKVSVRRVNKSFPYDSQKMNYLVGGYVLQASHGLTVDVHDPEVELRVELREEKALLYAEVEEGAGGFPLGTGGRALLLLSGGIDSPVAGWLAMRKGLELEAIHFHSYPYTSERAKEKVIDLARQLSGYTHSIKLHLVSFTDIQTSIHGVYKDNLFVTLLRRAMYRIAEKVAEREGLSALVTGESLGQVASQTLPSLNAIGRVVTLPILQPLMMMDKKEIVRIAESIGTFPISILPYEDCCTLFLPPSPSTNPNIRVIEKIESSMEFLPGLIEQAVMQTETIRIVYEDKAIATQHLF; encoded by the coding sequence ATGAAACCGGATTGTATGATTCTGCGCTTAGGTGAGCTAACATTGAAAGGCAGAAATCGGAGGAAGTTTGAAAAGAGCGTGCTATCCCAAATTCGCAAAGCGTTGTCCGAATTTACAAGTTTGAGGTATATTCCGGAGTATGGACGCGTATATGTGGAGCTAGGAGATGCATCCTATGAGGATGCTGCCATCAAGCTGCAGAAGGTGTTTGGACTGGCCTCATTCAGTCCGGCTTTTACGGCTCCTCTGGAGCTTGAAGCCATTCAAGAAACGGCATTAACGATCATGAAACATTTACGCAAACAGCCAGCTACTTTTAAAGTGAGTGTGCGTAGAGTCAATAAATCTTTTCCTTATGATTCTCAGAAAATGAATTATCTAGTTGGCGGCTACGTGCTCCAAGCTAGCCACGGCCTTACTGTGGACGTGCACGACCCGGAAGTTGAGCTTCGAGTTGAGCTGCGTGAAGAAAAAGCGCTGCTGTACGCCGAAGTAGAAGAGGGTGCGGGTGGATTTCCGCTTGGGACAGGAGGTAGAGCTCTGCTGCTGCTTTCCGGCGGTATCGACAGTCCTGTTGCCGGATGGCTTGCCATGCGTAAAGGCTTGGAGCTGGAGGCGATTCATTTTCACAGCTATCCCTATACGAGCGAAAGAGCAAAAGAAAAGGTAATTGATTTAGCTCGACAGCTCTCAGGCTATACACACTCCATCAAGCTCCATTTGGTGTCTTTTACAGACATTCAGACATCCATCCATGGTGTGTATAAGGATAATTTATTCGTTACGCTGCTGCGAAGGGCCATGTATCGGATCGCGGAAAAAGTTGCCGAGAGAGAGGGCTTGTCGGCCCTTGTCACCGGTGAAAGTCTGGGACAAGTGGCTAGTCAAACTCTGCCAAGCTTGAATGCCATAGGTCGAGTAGTGACGCTGCCGATTCTCCAGCCCTTAATGATGATGGACAAGAAGGAGATTGTCCGCATTGCAGAGTCGATCGGTACGTTTCCGATCTCGATCCTACCGTATGAGGATTGCTGCACGTTATTTCTTCCGCCCTCACCAAGCACGAATCCGAATATCAGGGTTATTGAGAAGATCGAGAGCAGTATGGAATTTTTGCCGGGATTGATCGAACAAGCGGTCATGCAAACGGAAACGATTCGCATTGTGTATGAGGATAAAGCGATAGCAACACAGCATTTATTCTAA
- a CDS encoding aminotransferase class V-fold PLP-dependent enzyme: MRLSMELMQERLEHAYRIRNRLAAGIARISGVNLTGTSDDKKMAPHIVHVTCPGLKAEVLVHALEKSGIYISTKSACSSNRSEPSSVLLAMGYDRQQAQSGIRISYGFDLTEGEADYFLDHLSLAVKMLVPAAQKSTSRREKRL, encoded by the coding sequence ATGCGACTTTCTATGGAGCTCATGCAGGAGCGGCTCGAACACGCTTATCGAATTCGTAACCGCTTGGCAGCCGGCATAGCCCGTATCTCTGGTGTGAATCTTACTGGTACGTCTGATGACAAGAAAATGGCTCCTCATATTGTACATGTGACATGTCCCGGCTTGAAAGCGGAGGTTCTTGTACATGCATTGGAAAAAAGCGGGATTTATATATCTACGAAATCTGCTTGCTCATCAAATCGTTCGGAGCCGAGCTCAGTGCTCCTGGCTATGGGATACGACCGTCAGCAAGCACAAAGCGGAATCAGAATTAGTTATGGGTTTGATCTCACAGAAGGCGAAGCGGACTACTTTCTTGATCATCTTTCCTTGGCTGTGAAAATGCTGGTCCCTGCTGCTCAGAAGTCAACATCAAGAAGGGAGAAACGTCTATGA
- a CDS encoding cysteine desulfurase family protein has translation MLYLDYAATTPPYEDVITAVAEVMSTYYGNPSSIHGLGVQAERLLQQAKESMAQLLKVSAEELICTSCGTESNNLAIKGAAYQYRHRGNHLITTQIEHPSVLGVFRQLEAEGFRVTYLPVDSAGTISMDSLVEALCEETIVVSTMFVNNETGAVQPIAEIGRYLKAYPRIIYHVDAVQGMTKLPISLGEWGIDLCSISAHKFRGPKGAGLLFCRKRDPAPALVSWRRPRTRLAIGYGKSSSHRRYG, from the coding sequence ATGCTTTATTTGGATTACGCGGCTACAACCCCGCCATATGAGGACGTAATCACGGCTGTAGCGGAAGTGATGAGCACCTATTACGGGAATCCGTCTTCGATTCATGGACTCGGTGTCCAAGCGGAACGATTGCTGCAGCAAGCAAAAGAATCGATGGCACAGCTGCTCAAAGTATCTGCCGAAGAGCTTATTTGCACTTCTTGCGGTACGGAAAGCAACAACCTAGCGATTAAAGGAGCTGCTTACCAGTACCGACATCGCGGCAATCATCTCATAACGACTCAAATCGAACACCCTTCTGTGCTTGGGGTTTTTCGGCAGCTCGAAGCTGAAGGATTTCGAGTGACGTACCTGCCGGTTGATTCGGCCGGAACGATAAGTATGGACTCGTTAGTAGAAGCGTTGTGTGAGGAAACCATAGTGGTCAGCACTATGTTCGTCAATAATGAGACAGGGGCTGTGCAGCCCATTGCCGAGATAGGGAGATATCTGAAAGCTTATCCTAGGATCATCTATCATGTCGACGCTGTGCAAGGGATGACGAAGCTTCCTATTTCTTTAGGAGAGTGGGGGATAGATCTGTGCAGCATCTCCGCTCACAAATTTAGAGGCCCCAAGGGAGCAGGCTTACTGTTTTGCAGAAAAAGGGATCCAGCTCCAGCCCTTGTTAGCTGGAGGCGGCCAAGAACGCGGCTTGCGATCGGGTACGGAAAATCTTCCTCTCATCGTAGGTATGGCTAA